The Pirellulimonas nuda genome includes a region encoding these proteins:
- a CDS encoding endonuclease/exonuclease/phosphatase family protein, with translation MAKLLFWNVNRSDLTPLVCEIAVATEADVIVLNENVVNSAKMLAALQSTVAPNWYSPNSFSDGRFHCFCREPRLDLSEVHAGFRTSIRSLNIGSTRALLTLIHGVDPRNYDSEARQSFAQSLSTELCFVKEQQATNCFILLGDFNMNPYDRGMNLAAGLNAMMTRACASAGVRRHLDRDYDFYYNPMWSLFGDNTDGPAGTVYDVSNQGPYGWSMYDQVLINHSLVNRFRDVKILTQAGVNSLMDAKGRPDKRNASDHFPILVTMCEKDDE, from the coding sequence TTGGCGAAACTTCTTTTTTGGAACGTCAATAGAAGCGATCTGACGCCTCTCGTCTGCGAGATCGCAGTCGCCACTGAGGCAGACGTTATCGTCTTGAATGAGAATGTCGTTAATAGCGCAAAAATGCTGGCAGCGTTGCAATCGACAGTTGCACCCAACTGGTATTCTCCCAACTCATTTTCCGACGGTCGATTCCATTGTTTTTGTCGAGAACCTCGTCTGGACCTATCAGAGGTACACGCTGGCTTTCGTACTAGCATTAGAAGCTTGAACATTGGATCGACTAGAGCATTGTTGACACTCATTCATGGCGTCGATCCACGAAATTACGACAGTGAAGCAAGACAATCATTTGCTCAATCGCTTTCGACGGAGTTGTGTTTTGTGAAAGAGCAGCAGGCCACCAATTGCTTCATCCTCTTGGGGGACTTCAATATGAACCCATATGACAGAGGAATGAACCTTGCGGCAGGGTTGAATGCTATGATGACAAGAGCATGTGCAAGCGCTGGGGTGCGACGACACCTCGATCGGGATTACGACTTCTATTACAACCCCATGTGGAGTCTGTTCGGTGACAATACTGACGGACCCGCGGGAACTGTGTACGATGTAAGTAATCAAGGGCCCTACGGTTGGAGCATGTATGATCAGGTGCTTATCAACCACTCCCTTGTCAATAGATTTCGCGATGTCAAGATCCTGACGCAAGCGGGTGTCAATTCGCTGATGGACGCTAAAGGTCGGCCGGATAAGAGGAATGCTTCCGATCATTTTCCCATCCTGGTGACCATGTGCGAGAAAGACGATGAGTGA
- a CDS encoding DUF1643 domain-containing protein, whose translation MKSPPPQHDPGGQARPPWPADSQVSAVFSPCQQYRYELREVWDPARPLVMWVLMNPSVACLDYSDPTLRRTGGYARAWGYGGQLVGNVHAYRATDKQRLLEVADPVGPGNDKAMLRMAAKAKTVVLAYGQPPKALRGRGEQVAELLKRHPGLCYLRLAKDGTPMHPLYQRRDLVPQRYQDLSRPRET comes from the coding sequence ATGAAATCCCCTCCTCCACAACACGACCCCGGCGGCCAAGCCCGCCCCCCTTGGCCGGCGGACTCACAGGTCTCGGCGGTCTTCTCCCCCTGCCAGCAGTACCGCTACGAGCTCCGCGAGGTGTGGGACCCCGCCCGGCCGCTAGTGATGTGGGTGCTGATGAACCCCAGCGTGGCCTGCCTCGACTACAGCGACCCCACGCTCCGCAGGACCGGCGGCTACGCCCGTGCGTGGGGCTACGGCGGGCAACTGGTGGGCAACGTGCACGCCTACCGCGCCACCGACAAGCAGCGGCTGCTTGAGGTCGCCGACCCGGTCGGCCCCGGCAACGATAAGGCGATGCTGCGGATGGCGGCCAAAGCCAAGACCGTCGTGCTGGCCTACGGCCAACCCCCCAAGGCGCTCCGCGGCCGCGGCGAGCAGGTCGCCGAACTGCTCAAACGCCACCCGGGGCTCTGCTACCTGCGGCTCGCCAAGGACGGCACGCCGATGCACCCGCTGTATCAACGCCGCGACCTCGTGCCGCAGCGCTATCAAGACCTATCGCGGCCCCGTGAGACGTAG